In Reichenbachiella agarivorans, one genomic interval encodes:
- a CDS encoding phosphoenolpyruvate carboxykinase (ATP), with the protein MNKKSFLSFYDELSAEYSVAEQTLATNRHHISFANHVFAATFIGSETNDFYLPALTHLKISLPSIHDFEVWVIEGESSKINLPNPTWDWNNVSPFGEIYRDENFILNFESWSSVLRVFNRIENKAYIWIQSIDALPKWMRSFPLRSIVDWYFESTAIQPVHSGGIALGNNGVMLTGKGGSGKSSTCLSCLNHDELKYLGDDFMLVDCENGKEAFSLYNVAKVEFENLKKFKFLTPYQEQFKVDDEKYQIFLHELIPSKLTNQFMIDAIFLPKITGSKKGNLVKSNASDALMALAPSTISLLRGNRELTFSKVSNLVKKLPIYTLELSSDFERNPEIIYNHLNQ; encoded by the coding sequence ATGAACAAGAAATCCTTTTTGTCATTCTATGATGAACTAAGTGCGGAATATTCTGTTGCTGAACAAACCTTAGCTACTAATCGTCATCATATCTCTTTTGCCAATCATGTGTTTGCTGCGACATTTATTGGCTCTGAAACCAATGACTTCTACCTGCCCGCTCTCACTCACTTGAAAATTTCACTTCCTTCAATTCATGATTTTGAAGTATGGGTAATAGAGGGAGAATCATCTAAAATAAACCTTCCCAATCCTACCTGGGATTGGAATAACGTGTCTCCCTTTGGAGAAATCTATCGTGATGAAAATTTTATTCTAAATTTCGAGTCTTGGAGTAGTGTACTTAGAGTTTTTAATAGAATTGAAAATAAAGCCTATATATGGATCCAATCTATCGATGCGTTACCCAAATGGATGAGAAGTTTTCCCCTAAGAAGTATAGTAGATTGGTATTTTGAATCTACAGCTATTCAGCCAGTACATAGCGGTGGAATCGCCCTTGGCAATAATGGTGTGATGCTAACAGGCAAAGGAGGCTCAGGCAAATCCTCAACCTGTCTTTCATGCCTAAATCATGATGAACTAAAATACCTTGGGGATGACTTTATGCTAGTCGATTGCGAAAATGGGAAAGAGGCCTTTAGCCTTTATAATGTGGCCAAAGTTGAGTTTGAAAACTTAAAAAAGTTCAAATTCTTAACGCCCTATCAAGAGCAATTCAAAGTGGATGACGAGAAATATCAGATTTTCTTGCATGAATTAATCCCAAGTAAACTCACCAATCAATTTATGATTGACGCCATTTTTCTACCTAAAATAACGGGTTCCAAAAAAGGAAACCTTGTAAAATCTAACGCTAGTGACGCACTCATGGCTCTGGCTCCCTCTACTATCTCATTGCTAAGAGGCAATCGCGAACTAACCTTCAGTAAAGTATCTAACTTAGTCAAAAAACTCCCCATATACACCCTTGAATTGAGTTCGGATTTCGAACGAAATCCAGAGATTATATACAATCACTTGAATCAATAA